Proteins from one Pontibacter korlensis genomic window:
- a CDS encoding lysylphosphatidylglycerol synthase transmembrane domain-containing protein: protein MNKLLSFLKYVLLMSVSAFLMWYALKELDFQKMWAEFQNADYGWLMVSVVMGLLAYLSRAMRWQMQIKPTGHNPPLRNTYNAMMVGYVANLVFPRMGEVARCTMLRRTDNLPLNTGFGTVIAERIIDMLMLLLVVGLTFMVEFGRIRNFFLDLFSNKYATLEQSISSLYWVFWVMLISVVVVLIVGLRYLSLLRKNSLFRKAVQFVRGMLQGIFSVTKLENQFAFWGHTLFVWLMYYGMSLTVFYALPATAGLGWGAALSVLLVGTLGMAAPVQGGIGVYHLLVQSTLLLYGVPKEAGMAYALLAHTSQTLLVVVMGVISFMASMLRGAKPVEAEHSHTSTQAHELKR from the coding sequence ATGAATAAACTGCTCTCGTTTCTGAAATATGTCCTGCTCATGAGTGTATCTGCATTCCTGATGTGGTACGCGCTGAAGGAGCTGGATTTTCAGAAAATGTGGGCAGAGTTTCAAAACGCCGACTACGGCTGGTTAATGGTGTCGGTGGTGATGGGCTTGTTGGCTTACCTGAGCCGTGCCATGCGTTGGCAAATGCAAATAAAGCCTACAGGCCATAACCCACCTCTCCGTAACACCTATAATGCCATGATGGTGGGCTATGTTGCTAACCTGGTATTCCCGAGAATGGGAGAAGTGGCTCGCTGTACCATGCTGCGGCGTACTGATAACCTCCCGCTTAACACTGGCTTTGGTACTGTAATTGCAGAGCGCATCATCGATATGCTGATGCTGCTGTTGGTGGTTGGGCTCACCTTTATGGTGGAGTTTGGGCGCATTCGCAACTTTTTTCTTGATCTCTTTTCTAATAAGTATGCCACCCTGGAGCAAAGCATAAGCTCCCTATACTGGGTGTTTTGGGTAATGCTTATTTCTGTAGTGGTGGTGCTTATTGTAGGGCTACGCTACTTAAGTCTTCTGCGGAAGAATTCTCTTTTCCGTAAGGCGGTGCAATTTGTACGGGGCATGCTGCAAGGCATATTCAGTGTAACAAAGCTAGAGAACCAATTTGCTTTTTGGGGCCATACTTTGTTTGTCTGGCTGATGTATTACGGAATGAGCCTTACTGTATTTTATGCCTTGCCTGCTACTGCCGGCTTAGGCTGGGGGGCTGCACTCTCTGTGCTTTTAGTAGGTACGCTTGGCATGGCGGCCCCAGTGCAAGGCGGTATAGGGGTTTACCACTTGCTGGTGCAGTCTACGCTGCTTCTTTATGGCGTGCCCAAAGAAGCCGGAATGGCTTATGCTCTGTTGGCGCATACCTCGCAAACACTTTTGGTAGTTGTAATGGGAGTGATTAGTTTTATGGCAAGCATGCTACGCGGGGCAAAACCTGTGGAGGCAGAGCACAGTCATACTTCTACTCAAGCCCATGAACTCAAAAGATAA
- a CDS encoding zinc metallopeptidase gives MLGIYFIGIVFMLISMGVSARLKSKFKKYSQTPLSSGLSGREVAEMMLRDNGITDVRVISVAGKLTDHYNPADKTVNLSEYVYEARSAAAAAVAAHECGHAVQHAKAYSFLKFRSAMVPALSIASRYMQWIILIGILMLQTTPVPLAIGVALFGLTTLFSFITLPVEFDASKRALAWIDRRGIVTTQEHGMAKDALKWAALTYVVAALGSLATLLYYVSLLMGRRD, from the coding sequence ATGCTTGGAATATATTTTATTGGTATCGTATTCATGCTGATTAGTATGGGTGTGAGTGCCCGACTAAAAAGCAAGTTTAAAAAGTACTCCCAGACTCCGTTAAGCTCTGGCCTGAGTGGCCGTGAGGTAGCAGAGATGATGCTGCGCGACAACGGAATTACAGATGTGCGTGTTATATCGGTGGCGGGTAAGCTAACTGACCACTACAACCCTGCCGACAAGACAGTAAACCTGAGTGAGTATGTGTATGAAGCGCGTAGTGCCGCTGCCGCTGCAGTAGCAGCCCACGAATGTGGTCACGCGGTGCAGCATGCCAAAGCCTATAGCTTCCTTAAGTTCCGTTCGGCTATGGTTCCTGCGCTTAGCATTGCCTCGCGCTACATGCAATGGATCATCCTGATTGGTATCTTGATGCTGCAGACTACACCTGTGCCGTTGGCAATTGGTGTGGCCCTTTTTGGCCTTACCACCCTGTTTAGTTTTATAACACTGCCGGTTGAGTTTGATGCTAGCAAGCGTGCCTTGGCTTGGATAGACAGACGCGGCATTGTAACGACGCAGGAACATGGTATGGCGAAAGATGCTCTGAAGTGGGCAGCTCTTACCTATGTGGTAGCTGCACTTGGCTCACTGGCAACGTTGCTATACTATGTGTCGCTGCTG
- the rfaE2 gene encoding D-glycero-beta-D-manno-heptose 1-phosphate adenylyltransferase yields MNSKDKIYTLPQLLDQVQSWRTQGQKIIFTNGCFDLLHLGHVDYLEKARQLGDKLVLGLNTDASISRIKGPTRPLQDEMSRARVMASLLFIDAVVFFDEDTPLELIEAVQPDILVKGDDYAVEQIVGHEVVQARGGSVQTVPLVKGYSTTNIVKKIENNINPNKA; encoded by the coding sequence ATGAACTCAAAAGATAAGATTTATACCCTCCCGCAGCTGCTCGATCAGGTGCAAAGCTGGCGCACACAAGGCCAGAAAATTATTTTCACCAACGGTTGCTTTGACCTGCTCCACCTTGGCCACGTCGACTACTTGGAAAAAGCACGACAACTTGGCGATAAGTTAGTTCTAGGCTTGAATACAGATGCCTCAATCAGCCGTATAAAAGGACCCACCCGGCCGTTGCAAGACGAAATGTCACGCGCGCGCGTTATGGCATCCCTTTTGTTTATAGATGCTGTAGTGTTCTTCGACGAAGATACGCCCCTGGAGCTGATAGAGGCTGTGCAGCCGGATATATTGGTTAAAGGAGATGACTACGCCGTAGAACAGATTGTAGGGCATGAAGTAGTGCAAGCCCGTGGCGGATCGGTGCAGACCGTGCCGCTGGTTAAAGGCTACTCCACAACCAACATCGTAAAAAAAATAGAGAACAACATCAACCCTAATAAAGCTTAA